In the genome of Bradyrhizobium arachidis, one region contains:
- a CDS encoding cytochrome P450 codes for MSDVSQPAAHPPVTDWVHDFDHTDPQWTDDPFPIWEELRAASPVVHTDRFLGCYMPTTYEAVRAIANDTEHFSSRRIIVRDVRPEITSKNAAPPITSDPPVHKPAKQLLLPPFTPDAMKKLEPRVRAICNELIDGFITEGRIDAAERYTKHIPVRAIAHMLGIPETDSDLFINWIHMILELGIKDENVLLQAVQEMSAYFSGHIEARKNKPTDDLISYLMNAKDKEGNPLEDSHVLGSLRLLLIAGIDTTWSAIGSSLWHLAKTPVDRERLIAEPGLIPTAVEELLRAYSPVTMAREVVKETTISGCPVKTGNMVLLSFPAANRDPKMFPDADKVVIDRRENRHAAFGLGIHRCVGSNLARMEMQVALEEWLKRIPDFRLDPAGTVTWSQGTVRGPRQLPFLLGKAM; via the coding sequence ATGTCCGACGTCAGCCAGCCCGCCGCCCATCCGCCCGTGACCGACTGGGTCCATGATTTCGACCACACCGACCCGCAATGGACCGACGACCCCTTCCCGATCTGGGAAGAATTGCGCGCCGCCAGCCCCGTCGTGCATACCGACCGCTTCCTCGGCTGCTACATGCCGACGACCTACGAGGCGGTACGCGCGATTGCCAACGACACCGAGCATTTCTCCTCCCGCCGCATCATCGTCCGCGACGTGCGGCCGGAGATCACCAGCAAAAACGCCGCCCCGCCGATCACGTCCGATCCGCCCGTGCACAAGCCGGCCAAGCAGCTGCTGCTGCCGCCTTTCACGCCGGACGCGATGAAAAAGCTCGAGCCGCGAGTGCGCGCGATCTGCAACGAGCTGATCGACGGCTTCATCACCGAAGGCCGGATCGACGCGGCGGAGCGCTACACCAAGCACATCCCGGTGCGTGCGATCGCACATATGCTCGGCATTCCCGAGACCGACAGCGATCTCTTCATCAACTGGATCCACATGATCCTCGAGCTCGGCATCAAGGACGAGAACGTGCTGCTCCAGGCCGTGCAAGAGATGAGCGCCTATTTCAGCGGACACATCGAGGCGCGCAAGAACAAGCCCACCGACGACCTCATCTCCTATTTGATGAATGCGAAGGACAAGGAGGGCAATCCGCTCGAGGATTCCCATGTGCTGGGCTCGCTGCGGCTGCTCCTGATCGCCGGCATCGACACCACCTGGAGCGCGATCGGCTCCTCGCTCTGGCATCTCGCCAAGACGCCTGTTGACCGCGAGCGGCTGATCGCCGAGCCCGGGCTGATCCCGACTGCGGTGGAGGAACTGCTGCGCGCTTATTCGCCGGTGACGATGGCCCGCGAGGTGGTCAAGGAGACCACGATCTCGGGCTGCCCGGTCAAGACGGGCAACATGGTGCTGCTGTCGTTCCCGGCCGCCAACCGCGACCCGAAAATGTTTCCGGACGCTGACAAAGTCGTGATCGACCGCCGCGAGAACCGCCACGCCGCCTTCGGCCTCGGCATCCACCGTTGCGTCGGTTCCAATCTTGCGCGCATGGAGATGCAGGTTGCGCTGGAGGAATGGCTGAAGCGGATTCCCGACTTCCGGCTTGATCCGGCAGGCACCGTGACCTGGTCGCAGGGCACGGTGAGAGGCCCCCGCCAGTTGCCATTTTTGCTGGGAAAGGCGATGTAG
- a CDS encoding aspartate/glutamate racemase family protein, which translates to MSTPPRIALIHALKHSIAPIEAAFAQAWPEARLMNLLDDSLSADLARDGELNDAMTERFLALGDYAAATGANAILFTCSAFGPCIEAVARAHAPMPVLKPNEAMIERAVTMGKRIGLLSTFPPTLVSMPPEFPASVQIVPKLAEGALAALDRGDRATHDRLIAEASRDLHDCDVIALAQFSIAATAPLVAEATGRPVVTTPDSAVEKLMRLLKAKT; encoded by the coding sequence ATGAGCACGCCTCCTCGCATCGCCCTGATCCACGCCCTCAAGCATTCCATCGCCCCGATCGAGGCGGCGTTCGCGCAGGCGTGGCCGGAGGCGCGGCTGATGAACCTGCTCGACGACAGCCTGTCGGCGGATCTGGCGCGCGACGGCGAGCTCAATGATGCCATGACCGAGCGTTTCCTTGCGCTCGGCGACTATGCGGCGGCGACCGGAGCAAATGCGATCCTGTTCACCTGCTCGGCCTTCGGTCCCTGCATCGAGGCGGTAGCGCGGGCGCATGCGCCGATGCCGGTGCTGAAGCCGAACGAAGCCATGATCGAGCGTGCCGTGACGATGGGCAAGCGGATCGGCCTGCTCTCGACCTTCCCGCCGACGTTGGTATCGATGCCGCCGGAGTTTCCCGCCTCCGTCCAGATCGTGCCGAAGCTCGCCGAGGGCGCACTGGCGGCGCTCGACCGCGGCGACCGCGCCACGCACGACCGGCTGATCGCGGAAGCCTCGCGCGACCTGCACGATTGCGACGTCATTGCGCTGGCGCAGTTCAGCATCGCGGCGACTGCGCCGCTGGTCGCAGAGGCGACGGGCCGTCCCGTGGTGACAACGCCAGACAGCGCGGTCGAGAAGCTGATGCGGCTCTTGAAGGCGAAAACCTAG
- a CDS encoding aspartate aminotransferase family protein, which translates to MSTRTSRVLHRSLRETPPKAIGGEGVYLFAEDGRRVIDASGGAAVSCLGHQHPRVIAAIAKQASTLAYAHTAFFSSEPAEALAETLVGHEPGGLAYAYFVSGGSEAIEASIKLARQYFIERGEPQRQHFIARRQSYHGNTLGALAAGGNAWRRAPYAPLLSAAFSHVTPAFAYHEKNDGESDAQFVARLAAELEAEFQRLGPNSVAAFLAEPVVGATAGAVTAPDGYFKAVREICNRHGALLILDEVMSGMGRTGTTHAWEQEGISPDIQAIAKGLGGGYQPIGAMLASREIIDTIRSGSGAFQHGHTYLAHPLACAAALAVQDVIREDRLLDRVRERGKQLEQRLTERFGNHRHVGDIRGRGLFWAIELVADRASRTSFDPALKLHQKIKAEAFANGLGCYPGGGTVDGVRGDHVLLAPPYIASADEIDQIVDKLGTAVDNVLRSVNH; encoded by the coding sequence CCCAAGGCGATCGGCGGCGAAGGCGTCTATCTCTTCGCCGAGGATGGGCGCCGCGTGATCGATGCCTCCGGCGGGGCGGCGGTCTCCTGCCTCGGCCACCAGCATCCGCGCGTGATCGCGGCGATTGCCAAGCAGGCCTCCACGCTGGCCTATGCCCACACCGCGTTCTTCTCATCCGAGCCGGCCGAGGCGCTCGCGGAGACGCTGGTCGGGCACGAGCCCGGCGGTCTCGCCTACGCCTATTTCGTCAGCGGCGGATCGGAGGCGATCGAAGCCAGCATCAAGCTGGCGCGGCAATATTTCATCGAGCGCGGTGAGCCGCAGCGGCAGCATTTCATCGCGCGGCGGCAGAGCTATCACGGCAACACGCTCGGCGCGCTCGCCGCCGGCGGCAATGCCTGGCGCCGCGCACCCTATGCGCCGCTGCTCTCGGCCGCGTTCAGCCATGTGACGCCGGCCTTCGCCTATCACGAGAAGAACGACGGCGAGTCGGATGCGCAGTTCGTCGCGCGCCTTGCCGCGGAGCTGGAGGCCGAGTTCCAGCGCCTCGGCCCGAACAGTGTCGCGGCGTTCCTCGCCGAGCCCGTTGTCGGCGCCACCGCCGGCGCGGTGACGGCGCCGGACGGCTACTTCAAGGCGGTGCGCGAGATCTGTAACCGGCATGGCGCGCTGCTCATTCTCGACGAGGTCATGAGCGGCATGGGCCGCACCGGCACGACGCATGCCTGGGAGCAGGAAGGCATCTCACCTGACATCCAGGCGATTGCAAAGGGTCTCGGCGGCGGCTACCAGCCGATCGGCGCGATGCTCGCGAGCAGAGAGATCATCGATACCATCCGGTCCGGCTCCGGCGCGTTCCAGCACGGCCACACTTATCTCGCCCATCCCCTCGCCTGCGCAGCCGCGCTTGCGGTGCAGGATGTGATCCGCGAGGACCGCCTGCTCGATCGCGTGAGGGAGCGCGGCAAGCAGCTCGAGCAGCGGCTGACCGAGCGATTCGGCAATCATCGCCATGTCGGCGACATCCGCGGGCGCGGCCTGTTCTGGGCGATCGAGCTCGTCGCCGATCGGGCCAGCCGCACCTCGTTCGACCCAGCGCTCAAGCTGCACCAGAAGATCAAGGCGGAGGCCTTTGCTAACGGGCTCGGCTGCTATCCCGGCGGCGGCACCGTGGACGGCGTCCGCGGCGACCATGTGCTGCTGGCGCCGCCCTATATCGCCTCGGCCGACGAGATCGATCAGATTGTCGACAAGCTCGGCACGGCCGTCGACAACGTGTTGCGTAGTGTCAATCACTGA
- a CDS encoding TetR/AcrR family transcriptional regulator: MRSQLARKPEKTYHHGDLRDALIKAALREAEQGGAEAISIKALAKQLGVSQPAPYRHFADREALLAAATAEAFRQLSTILREAMAKPSKQSKLSRLAQATLDFGLRRNGIYRLMFASRIVSCAAKGSELHAATRETFGLVIEALEAPAVGYLRERQALKIWAALHGVVMLAEQGLFTGESAHATREELVEDFVNETKAALAVAIKDARRQKKAGA, encoded by the coding sequence ATGCGCTCACAACTCGCCCGCAAGCCCGAGAAGACCTACCATCACGGCGATCTCCGCGACGCTCTGATCAAGGCCGCGCTCCGAGAGGCGGAGCAGGGCGGGGCTGAAGCGATCAGCATCAAGGCGCTGGCAAAGCAGCTCGGCGTCTCGCAGCCGGCGCCGTACCGGCACTTCGCGGATCGCGAGGCGCTGCTTGCGGCGGCGACGGCCGAAGCGTTCCGCCAGCTCAGTACGATCCTGCGCGAGGCGATGGCGAAGCCGTCGAAGCAATCGAAACTGTCGCGGTTGGCGCAGGCGACGCTCGATTTCGGCCTGCGCCGCAACGGCATCTACCGGTTGATGTTCGCATCCCGCATCGTGTCATGCGCGGCCAAGGGCAGCGAGCTGCACGCGGCGACGCGCGAGACGTTCGGGCTCGTGATCGAAGCCTTGGAAGCGCCCGCCGTCGGCTATTTGCGCGAGCGGCAGGCGCTGAAGATCTGGGCCGCGCTGCACGGCGTGGTGATGCTGGCCGAGCAGGGCCTGTTCACGGGCGAGTCGGCGCACGCCACGCGCGAGGAGCTGGTCGAGGATTTTGTCAACGAGACGAAGGCCGCGCTCGCGGTTGCGATCAAGGACGCGCGGCGCCAGAAGAAGGCTGGCGCCTAG
- a CDS encoding amino acid ABC transporter substrate-binding protein, whose product MRKVVIAAGVLAASTVVASAATLDTVKSRGTLVCGVSAGFAGFSAPDSQGNYKGLDVDYCRALAAGVLGDPSKVRYVSLTAQNRFTALQSGEIDVLYRNSTQTYLRGVTLGLRQGPINFYDGQGFVVKKDLGVKELKDLKGATVCVAQGTTHEVTLGDYGRANGIDWKPLVFDRVDTMYQTFFGGRCDAMTQDASALAGAVTTAAPNPADYVVLPQTISKEPLGPFTRNGDEVWSDIITWLHYGLIEAEELGVTQANVEEMTKSQTPAIQRLLGASGDLGSRLGLDNKWLVIAIKATGNYGEIYERNVGKASPLKLERGLNGLWSKGGLMYAVPFK is encoded by the coding sequence ATGAGGAAAGTGGTTATCGCAGCGGGCGTGCTCGCGGCATCGACGGTTGTCGCATCGGCGGCGACGCTGGACACGGTGAAGAGCCGCGGCACGCTGGTGTGCGGCGTCAGCGCCGGCTTCGCTGGTTTCTCGGCACCGGACTCGCAAGGCAATTACAAGGGTCTCGACGTCGACTATTGCCGCGCGCTCGCCGCCGGCGTGCTCGGTGATCCCAGCAAGGTGCGCTACGTCTCTCTGACGGCGCAAAACCGCTTCACAGCCCTGCAATCGGGCGAGATCGATGTGCTCTACCGCAACTCGACCCAGACCTATTTGCGCGGCGTGACGCTGGGCCTGCGCCAGGGTCCGATCAATTTCTACGACGGCCAGGGCTTTGTCGTGAAGAAGGACCTCGGCGTGAAGGAGCTGAAGGACCTCAAGGGTGCCACGGTCTGCGTCGCGCAGGGCACCACGCATGAGGTCACGCTCGGCGATTACGGCCGGGCCAACGGCATCGACTGGAAGCCGCTGGTGTTCGACCGCGTCGACACCATGTACCAGACCTTCTTCGGCGGCCGCTGCGATGCCATGACCCAGGATGCCTCGGCGCTCGCCGGCGCCGTGACGACCGCCGCACCGAACCCGGCCGATTACGTCGTGTTGCCGCAGACCATCAGCAAGGAGCCGCTCGGCCCCTTCACCCGCAACGGCGACGAAGTCTGGAGCGACATCATCACCTGGCTGCATTACGGCCTGATCGAAGCCGAGGAGCTCGGCGTCACGCAGGCCAATGTCGAGGAGATGACGAAGTCGCAGACGCCTGCGATCCAGCGGCTGTTGGGTGCCTCCGGCGATCTCGGCTCGCGGCTCGGGCTCGACAACAAATGGCTGGTCATCGCGATCAAGGCCACCGGCAATTACGGCGAGATCTACGAGCGCAATGTCGGCAAGGCGAGCCCGCTCAAGCTCGAGCGCGGCCTCAATGGCCTCTGGAGCAAGGGCGGCTTGATGTACGCGGTGCCGTTCAAATAA
- a CDS encoding ferredoxin, whose protein sequence is MTERLRVHVDPDKCQGHARCKALAPELFELDEYGNAHEAGDGVVPPGLEDKAWLAKSNCPEIAIDVIEE, encoded by the coding sequence ATGACAGAGCGACTGAGGGTTCACGTCGATCCCGACAAGTGCCAGGGCCACGCACGCTGCAAGGCGCTGGCGCCGGAGCTGTTCGAGCTCGACGAATACGGCAACGCCCATGAGGCTGGCGATGGCGTCGTGCCGCCGGGCCTCGAAGACAAGGCCTGGCTTGCCAAATCCAACTGCCCGGAAATCGCAATCGATGTGATCGAAGAGTAG